GTAAAGAAAGCTGTACCTCATCAAAATCACGCAGCCCAATCCCCCCCTCTTCAGTTGGCTTACACATCGCCTTCCACCCCAcccatttctttttccccttaccatctttttcaccccaaaaaaaagaactaaGCAACCTGtttagaattttcaaaataCCTTTTGGCACTTGAAGGATAGACATAATATGAATTGGCATACTCGACAAAACATGCTTCAATAAAATCAATTTGCCCCCAACCGATAGACACTTCACTTTCCACCCCCCAAGCTTATTCCTCACCCGATTAAGAATAGGATCTAAGTGTAAATTTGTAAGTCTTCCAGTAACAATCGGTGCACCAAGATAGGTAAAAGGAAAATTACCTTCTATAAAACCAGTGCTATTCATTAGATCCCTCTTCCGCCTTGTAGAGAATTGCTTTGCAAAATATATTGCTGTCTTTTCCTTACTCACTCGTTGCCCGGACCAAGACTCataagtctcaataactttcaTCAATTCTCGCATCgactttttccttccatttgtGAATATAACTATATCATCTGCATAAAGAAGGTGAGAAACGAGAGGCGCACCTCTCGGATGTGAATAACTCATAATATTACCACATAAAAAATTCTTCTTAAGTAAACGGGAAAAAACTTCCTCcataatgataaaaagataGGGAGATAAAGGATCCCCCTGTCTCAAACCACGCCCTCCTTGAAAAAAACCACGAGACGTCCCATTCATCATGACTGAATACCAAGGCGactcaatacaatttttaatcAGAGCCATAACAGAAGGAGAAAAACCAAATCCTGCCATCACATGCAACAAAAACtcccactccactctatcataagctttggccatatcaagcttcaaaataacattaccACCCAAAGCCTTTTTGTTAAGAGAATGCACCATCTCTTGTGTGAGActgatattatcaaaaatacttCTACCTTGAATAAAGGCACACTGTTCAGAGGAGATCATAGCAGGCAATAGAGGAGCAAGTCTTGCCACCAAAACTTTAGTGCAGATTTTGtagaaaacagaacataaactGATAGGACGGAACTTATCAAAACCCGTCGGCTGAGCCATTTTGGGAATAAGCACAACAAAAGAAGCCGTATAAAATCTAGGGAAAGGAACTCCCTTAAAAAACTCCCTTACAGCCTCCACCACCTCCACACgcacaatatcccaacaagcaCGATAGAAACCTGAACCAAACCCATCTGGGCCAGGACTACTCTCTATAGGAATACTGAAAACAGCTTGTTTCACCTCTTCTTCGGTAGGCAAAGAACAAAGCCTCAAATTATCCTCTTCCGAGATCACATTAGACACTAAATCCCCCAAATCTGGAAGTACTACACTATTAGATTCACCCAAAAAATCCATGAAATATTTCACAGCACCATCATGAATATCTTGCGGTGTTTTTAACGTAGTACCATTAGAAAGACTCATCTCCATAATCCTAGCTTGCTTCCTTTTATTAAGAAGAGCATGAAAATACCTGGAATTTTTATCGCCATGATTCCACCATCTAACTTTGGCACACTGAGCCAACCGGATCTCTTCACGATTGGTCCAGGTGTCCAGTTCCATCTTTGAAGCCAACAGGTCCAGCTCCACATCTTCTTCATATCTCACTTGCAACTGTTCATCCAACCTCTCTATACGAGCCTCCAACTCCTGAATGTGCCCACTCGTCCACCCAAAAACTACCTTATTCCATGCTTTTAGAGCAACTCTTACCCTTTTTAATTTTGCCACCATTTTTCTAAGAGCACAACCAGCATCATCTTGGTCCCAAGCCTCACGAACACATCTATCAAAATCAACATGATccacccacatttgctgaaaaCGAAAAGGCGCCGGCCCATAGCCTTCAAAACACTTCACAAACGAAATGACCATAGGAGCATGATCCGATGATGTACGAGGTAAATATCTCATAACTGAATCTGGAAAAGCACCAAGAAAATGTTGATCAACCAAGGAACGATCCAACCTAGCCCAACTCCTTGAATTTCCGACATGCCCATTGCACCAAGAATAACAGTTACCCAAATATTTCAATTCCATTAAACCACAATTATGTATCCAAGAATTAAACTCCTCCATGGCCACCATAGATCTAGGCCTACCACCACGTCTCTCCCCATCATTCGCTATAATGTTAAAATCCCCTGTCACCAACCAAGGATCATTAGAATTACTCTCCCTTGCAAGCTCATCCCACAACACCCTCCTTTGCTCACATAAACATTTagcataaacaaaagaaattttgCATTTCATCCCACCATTAGCCACAAGAACAGAAATTTGTTGGCTTCCACAACTAACCATGCTTACATTAACATCATTCATCCACAGCATCCACAATTTCCCATTCCACGCACCATTTGAAAACCCATAGTCAAAACCaagcatttttttaacttcatccATTTGTTCATCACATAAAAAAGGCTCCGCAATCACAAACATCTTCGGCTTAtaaactttaataatttttttcaacctaCTTTTAGAAGACTTCACCCCTCTAACATTCCAATACAATATtggactaatcataaattcagttTAGAGGCTCGGGTAATTACCCGTTTACTACTTCGTAATTTCTTGTGACCTTCCTCACTTTGTTTTTTGACTTCCTCCCTTATATCCGAATCAGAGGACACCTCATTAAGCAAAACAATTTTTCCCCCTCCATCTCCGGTTCCGATAAACAATTCATAATTGCATTACTATCCCCTATTAACTCCTTCTCTGTACTCGGCTCAACCAGCTGCAAATCACGTACCTGTTCTGCATCGGCTACCACAATAGAAACAAGATCCTCCTGCGACACATCAACTGGAATCAGCCCCGGTTCTTCAGTCATATACTGCACCTGCACAACAGCATCATTCTCTGCATGCCCCATATCAGCTTCCAAACCCGGTTCTTCAGACATTCCCTGTACGTGCATCATGGAATACTCGTGAGCCATCTCACTGCACCCCACTGCTCTCGGATCCTCCTCCACAGAACCTAAACATTGTCCTTCCAGCACCTCTGTAATCTCTGGCACCATCACCGTCGAAACAGAGCATAGAACCGCATTATTCCCAGCCgttaccttatcctcaaaacctTGATCCTGCAACTCCTTCCACTGCATTTCTTCCACTTCCTGTTCTGCCATGTTAATTATAGGCTCAACCCTGCCCTCCACTACCACATCCGACGTACCTTGCTCAGCCATTTCTTGCACTGCAATGGCCAAACCCGATGCCTCTGCCTCCTTCAACTTTTTCGGCACATATTCCATCCGAACCTGCTTTTTCCCTTGTTCCTTCCGTAAAGCTCCCTTCATACATGTCTTCATGTTATGACCCTGGACTTTACATAAAGAGCAGAAAGCCGGCAGCGTCTCGTATACAACTTCCTGTAACCGGCTAGTAGGGCAGGACGGTGCACCAATCCAGAACGAATTTAGTGGAGATTTCGCAGCATCAACCTCCAAGCAGACCCTTGCACCATCTGTTCTAGTGGCACACCTTGTCGCATTGTCAATCCGGATTAGTTTTCCAATAGGTGACGTGATGCTTTTCAAGATCGATGGATGATAGAAATTGGGAGCCAATCCAGGGAGAAAAACCCAAACGGGAACCACCGATGGTTCCTCCTCCTCAGAAAATTCATGCGTCCAATGGAACGGACGATACACCACTCCGTTTACATCACATGCTTCCCTCGAGAATGCCTTATTAAAATCTTCCTCCGTGGTTAACCGGACAAACACAT
This is a stretch of genomic DNA from Carya illinoinensis cultivar Pawnee chromosome 3, C.illinoinensisPawnee_v1, whole genome shotgun sequence. It encodes these proteins:
- the LOC122304886 gene encoding uncharacterized protein LOC122304886, which encodes MFVIAEPFLCDEQMDEVKKMLGFDYGFSNGAWNGKLWMLWMNDVNVSMVSCGSQQISVLVANGGMKCKISFVYAKCLCEQRRVLWDELARESNSNDPWLVTGDFNIIANDGERRGGRPRSMVAMEEFNSWIHNCGLMELKYLGNCYSWCNGHVGNSRSWARLDRSLVDQHFLGAFPDSVMRYLPRTSSDHAPMVISFVKCFEGYGPAPFRFQQMWVDHVDFDRCVREAWDQDDAGCALRKMVAKLKRVRVALKAWNKVVFGWTSGHIQELEARIERLDEQLQVRYEEDVELDLLASKMELDTWTNREEIRLAQCAKVRWWNHGDKNSRYFHALLNKRKQARIMEMSLSNGTTLKTPQDIHDGAVKYFMDFLGESNSVVLPDLGDLVSNVISEEDNLRLCSLPTEEEVKQAVFSIPIESSPGPDGFGSGFYRACWDIVRVEVVEAVREFFKGVPFPRFYTASFVVLIPKMAQPTGFDKFRPISLCSVFYKICTKVLVARLAPLLPAMISSEQCAFIQGRSIFDNISLTQEMVHSLNKKALGDDIVIFTNGRKKSMRELMKVIETYESWSGQRVSKEKTAIYFAKQFSTRRKRDLMNSTGFIEDGKGKKKWVGWKAMCKPTEEGGIGLRDFDEVQLSLHMKFAWKIMTGTDLWSQFFRAKYVGDNHISLMDPKKGSRFWKMVVKCIPAVLENSKWKVREGNISFWWDNWLNEGPLANSYPVIDESSMRLADVRIENGWDIDVLHRLVGAQKTEEICSFLGAHKDGQDLLVWIHNKDGCFTTKSAWQCVRVSAPRVTWVKWVWYEALPKKISVLMWKAFHDSLSVDDRLRRVGIPITSKCNCCARGGYEDLNHVLAAGDVASEIWKRFSLVLGFPYDPNRRWCKARMEGKTILIEEIWRSICVWLRKVQNSLTTITKIGVVDEERLRDLNIPVLPIKKVQAKLVCWEKPKNGRVKLNIDGCSLGNPGNSGAGGIIRDVNGNMVLSFSCSLGVGSNNHAELKALLIGLKYCQTLGLHQVDIESDSLICVSWIQKKHCGVWYLEDFWEEAMRLYAGGDFTIHHVYREGNAPADFLAKMGAQGSTLVWRSLSHVPTFLKGLIRLDKLSLPYVRGSYVV